The following coding sequences lie in one Lolium perenne isolate Kyuss_39 chromosome 2, Kyuss_2.0, whole genome shotgun sequence genomic window:
- the LOC139835732 gene encoding uncharacterized protein, whose product MASSSSGYVSIPRCPVIFDGTNYGEFAAFMRIHMRGLRLWGVLTGEVTCPSRPTAPVPPTPPSVPHALAEDATQADRDAAKSAEATADDAYEEQVLAYSEALGSYRDSLATYTQWCDEDARAAAVLSQSVQPQFASEFIGLATVAEMWSHLRQRYQPSGDSLYLSVLRQEHDLQQGDSTVDEFYTQSAAIWRQLDSLRSAVCGTCQCCRTVRSDMDFQRIHEFLSRLRPEFEPRRAQLFARGRVPISEFPLLLHRRFYPPQRLLLLEDPGLFAVGVALALLGSALTVGGLVTLSLTAIRSSGVCLLMLHLQHLSPRASLSRI is encoded by the exons ATGGCGTCGTCTTCGTCCGGGTATGTCAGTATTCCTCGGTGCCCAGTGATCTTTGATGGTACCAACTATGGAGAGTTTGCCGCCTTTATGCGCATTCACATGCGCGGTCTTCGGCTGTGGGGTGTTCTTACTGGCGAGGTCACTTGTCCGTCGCGCCCCACTGCTCCTGTGCCTCCTACTCCGCCGTCCGTGCCACATGCCCTTGCTGAGGATGCTACTCAGGCTGATCGGGATGCAGCCAAGTCTGCCGAGGCTACTGCTGATGATGCATATGAGGAGCAGGTACTTGCTTATTCAGAGGCTCTTGGCTCTTACCGTGACAGTTTGGCTACCTATACTCAGTGGTGTGATGAGGATGCCAGGGCCGCTGCCGTTCTTTCTCAGAGTGTTCAACCACAGTTTGCTTCTGAGTTTATCGGCCTCGCCACTGTTGCTGAGATGTGGTCTCACCTTCGTCAGCGTTATCAGCCTTCTGGGGATTCTCTGTACTTGTCTGTGTTGCGCCAGGAGCATGATCTTCAGCAGGGTGACTCTActgttgatgagttctacacccaGAGTGCGGCGATCTGGCGCCAGCTTGACTCTCTTCGCAGTGCTGTCTGTGGTACTTGCCAGTGTTGCCGGACCGTACGTTCAGATATGGACTTCCAGAGGATCCATGAGTTCCTGTCTCGGCTTCGCCCAGAGTTTGAGCCTCGTCGTGCTCAGTTGTTTGCTAGAGGCCGTGTTCCTATCTCAGAG TTCCCACTGCTCCTGCACCGCCGCTTCTACCCACCCCAGCGCCTGTTGCTTCTGGAGGATCCCGGCCTTTTCGCGGTGGGTGTCGCCCTCGCCCTCCTCGGTTCTGCACTCACTGTCGGAGGTCTGGTCACCTTGAGTCTGACTGCTATCAGAAGCAGCGGGGTGTGCCTCCTCATGCTCCACCTTCAGCACCTGTCGCCACGGGCTTCACTGAGCAGGATATAG
- the LOC127334918 gene encoding uncharacterized protein, giving the protein MDLAIARVVHGCSPSWRCMKSPRTSLLLGSWAAAGGAFPGCSCPLAVCRNATAVVPFAKKKRKGYTQVTPDGEEDDDVADELEGEAKDDDDNEEEEEEEVSGDDIVDEDDYDDDDEYDFGDDFESDDEHDLYAGDGGAGGGVSLAGTWWGKEALALAEQVSESFDGDLKIYAFKATANLEIRVRIEKMSTRYGSPTIDDIEAYTIALRAKLDDAESAGRIPKNISLEVSSPGVERVVRVPDELERFKERAMYVRYVAASEDLATPQEADGVFRLISYDMDLCECTWGIADVKINRQQTGKGRPLSKKQREWRLQTRFESLKLVRVYSEC; this is encoded by the exons ATGGATTTGGCCATTGCGAGAGTGGTCCACGGGTGCTCTCCTTCCTGGAGATGCATGAAATCGCCAAGAACTTCTCTGCTGCTCGGTTCTTGGGCTGCTGCCGGTGGCGCGTTTCCTGGATGCTCATGCCCTCTAGCTGTTTGTCGAAATGCCACAGCCGTGGTGCCCTTTGccaagaagaagaggaagggGTACACTCAGGTAACGCCTGATGGGGAGGAGGACGATGATGTCGCTGATGAGTTGGAGGGCGAGGCcaaggatgatgatgataatgaagaggaggaggaggaggaggtcagtGGTGACG ATATAGTGGATGAAGACGACTATGACGACGATGATGAGTATGACTTTGGAGATGATTTTGAGAGTGATGATGAACACGACCTTTAT GCTGGAGATGGAGGTGCTGGTGGTGGAGTATCACTTGCTGGCACATGGTGGGGCAAGGAAGCATTGGCTTTGGCTGAGCAGGTTTCGGAATCATTCGACGGTGACTTGAAAATTTATGCTTTCAAGGCAACTGCAAACTTGGAGATCAGAGTACGCATTGAGAAGATGTCCACTAG GTATGGTTCTCCAACTATCGATGACATCGAAGCGTACACAATTGCATTGCGTGCAAAGTTGGATGATGCAGAGTCAGCAGGCAGGATACCAAAAAACATATCCTTGGAG GTGTCATCCCCTGGCGTGGAAAGAGTTGTCCGTGTCCCGGACGAGCTTGAACGCTTCAAAGAACGGGCGATGTATGTCAGATATGTTGCAGCAAGCGAGGATTTAGCCACGCCTCAAGAAGCGGACGGTGTGTTCAGGCTCATTTCCTACGACATGGACCTGTGCGAGTGCACCTGGGGCATAGCGGATGTGAAGATAAACCGGCAGCAGACCGGCAAGGGCAGGCCCCTGAGCAAGAAGCAGAGAGAATGGCGTCTGCAGACGCGGTTCGAGTCGCTGAAGTTGGTTAGGGTGTACTCTGAATGTTGA
- the LOC127334917 gene encoding probable pectinesterase/pectinesterase inhibitor 51: MPRTHAGHHQHALPRRRRLLPAAAAAAALVLLALIILLPTAPPGGPASLLRAAIAAHPSPTSYAHPCADHLSLSLHRLRAALSSLESGDLPGALHLASASLQYQYDCSHLLSLPAFPSYPLTSRFLNSLTPQALTADPKPSSSHSTAAAFPARIRPAATVCKPSPAETPCDFSNVQDAVNAAPNYTDGHFVIAVAAGIYMETVVIPYEKTNILLVGEGMGATVITASRSVGIEGLGTYDTATVAVTGDGFRARDITFENTAGAGAHQAVAFRSDSDRSVLESVELRGHQDTLYARTMRHLYRRCHITGTVDFVFGNAAAMFEECMINTVPRAEGTWKTARNVVAANGRIDPGQTTGFVFRNCTVDGDRDFVALHRSKPQSYRLYLGRPWKEYARTLYVSCYLGKVVRPEGWLPWRGEFALGTLYYGEFDSRGPGANHTSRVGWSSQTPEQHVRFYSVENFIQGHEWIGYQM; encoded by the coding sequence ATGCCGCGCACCCACGCCGGCCACCACCAGCACGCcctgccccgccgccgccgcctccttccggCCGCCGCGGCGGCGGCCGCACTCGTACTCCTCGCGCTCATCATCCTCCTACCCACCGCGCCGCCAGGGGGACCCGCCTCCCTCCTCCGCGCGGCCATCGCCGCGCACCCGTCCCCCACCTCCTACGCGCACCCGTGCGCCGACCACCTCTCACTCTCGCTCCACCGCCTCCGCgccgccctctcctccctcgAGTCCGGCGACCTACCGGGGGCGCTCCACCTCGCGTCCGCCTCGCTCCAGTACCAGTACGACTGCTCCCACCTGCTGTCCCTCCCCGCTTTCCCCTCCTACCCACTCACCTCCCGCTTCCTCAATTCCCTCACCCCGCAAGCTCTAACCGCGGACCCCAAACCCTCCTCCTCCCACTCCACCGCCGCGGCCTTCCCGGCGCGGATCCGTCCGGCAGCGACCGTCTGCAAGCCAAGTCCAGCAGAGACGCCGTGCGACTTCTCCAATGTGCAAGATGCTGTCAATGCGGCACCGAATTACACCGACGGCCACTTCGTCATCGCCGTCGCTGCAGGTATATACATGGAAACCGTCGTAATCCCCTACGAAAAGACCAACATTCTGCTAGTGGGCGAGGGAATGGGGGCTACCGTGATCACCGCCTCACGGAGCGTCGGGATCGAAGGGCTTGGCACCTACGACACCGCCACCGTGGCTGTTACCGGCGACGGGTTCCGAGCGAGAGATATCACATTTGAGAATACTGCAGGGGCAGGAGCTCATCAGGCGGTTGCATTCCGGTCGGACAGCGACCGGTCGGTGCTGGAGAGCGTGGAGCTCCGAGGGCACCAGGACACGCTGTACGCTCGCACAATGCGGCATCTGTATCGGCGGTGCCATATCACCGGAACTGTGGATTTTGTATTTGGGAATGCAGCAGCTATGTTTGAGGAGTGTATGATTAACACGGTGCCGCGGGCAGAGGGAACCTGGAAGACTGCACGCAATGTGGTGGCGGCGAACGGGAGGATCGATCCAGGGCAGACGACGGGGTTCGTGTTTCGGAACTGCACGGTGGATGGCGACCGGGATTTCGTTGCGCTGCACCGGTCGAAGCCGCAGTCTTACCGGCTCTATCTGGGGCGTCCGTGGAAGGAGTATGCGAGGACGCTGTACGTCAGCTGTTATCTGGGGAAGGTTGTCAGACCGGAGGGGTGGCTTCCTTGGCGAGGGGAGTTTGCGCTCGGGACGCTGTATTATGGGGAGTTTGATAGTCGAGGGCCTGGTGCAAATCACACTTCGAGGGTTGGGTGGAGCAGTCAGACGCCGGAGCAGCATGTCAGATTCTACTCGGTGGAGAACTTTATTCAGGGACATGAATGGATTGGATACCAAATGTAG